The following proteins come from a genomic window of Bradyrhizobium paxllaeri:
- a CDS encoding DUF2384 domain-containing protein: MNQAAIRSVIDPGMTQSAPNLSDASTRERLTPSAVDGMVRLTEIWRLTGPEVCALLGDVSERTWFRMKKGEWSGTLSQDTLTRISALVGIFKGLRLLFSEPLSDEWVRLPNKGPLYGGRRPLDTMIEGGIPKMLEVRRHIDALRGGL; encoded by the coding sequence ATGAATCAGGCAGCTATTAGATCGGTGATAGACCCAGGGATGACGCAATCAGCGCCGAATCTCTCGGATGCTTCCACACGTGAACGACTGACGCCGTCTGCGGTCGACGGCATGGTTCGTCTGACCGAAATCTGGCGTCTAACAGGGCCCGAGGTCTGCGCGCTGCTCGGCGACGTGTCGGAACGAACTTGGTTCCGCATGAAAAAAGGTGAGTGGTCTGGCACGCTATCGCAGGACACGCTGACCAGGATCAGTGCACTTGTCGGCATCTTCAAAGGCCTCCGTTTGCTATTTTCCGAGCCGTTGTCGGACGAATGGGTGCGGCTACCCAACAAGGGACCGCTCTATGGCGGCCGACGTCCACTTGATACGATGATAGAAGGCGGCATTCCGAAGATGCTGGAAGTGCGTCGACATATTGACGCACTGCGTGGCGGGTTATGA
- a CDS encoding RES family NAD+ phosphorylase, producing the protein MSQLPTFNLTQRDTVRLISTGRLKDPVLLPLAANHGALEDLAALESATNGRLVAQETGLPQLDPRELVFGRAGFTFINAAFTHTRPGGNRFNDDDRGAWYCAFDADTAIGEVSYHLTRELEAVGRFENVTDYAELIADFFGSFHDLRGVDVELDPVLNKDPAIAYPAGQTLARHLRIDHSSNGIIYPSVRHAGGTCLACFRPDLVQNLRQGGIWRLEWQGAPQPVITRQGQ; encoded by the coding sequence ATGTCCCAGCTACCAACGTTCAACCTGACACAGCGCGACACCGTGCGGCTGATCTCAACCGGTCGGCTCAAAGACCCGGTGTTGCTTCCGCTTGCTGCCAATCACGGTGCGCTTGAAGATCTGGCAGCGCTCGAGAGTGCTACAAACGGCCGCTTGGTCGCGCAGGAGACAGGGCTTCCGCAGCTCGATCCGCGCGAACTCGTGTTTGGCCGGGCCGGATTTACGTTCATCAACGCTGCATTCACGCATACGCGCCCAGGTGGCAATCGTTTCAATGACGACGACCGAGGTGCCTGGTATTGCGCCTTCGATGCCGATACTGCGATTGGCGAGGTCTCCTATCACCTGACGCGCGAGCTTGAGGCCGTTGGGCGCTTCGAAAATGTCACCGACTACGCCGAACTCATTGCCGATTTTTTCGGCTCGTTTCACGATTTGCGTGGCGTAGACGTCGAACTCGACCCGGTCCTGAATAAGGACCCCGCAATTGCCTATCCTGCAGGCCAGACCCTGGCTCGACACTTGCGTATCGATCATTCGAGTAACGGAATTATCTATCCCTCGGTTCGCCACGCTGGAGGCACCTGTCTCGCCTGCTTTCGTCCCGACCTTGTCCAGAATCTGCGGCAAGGCGGCATTTGGCGTCTTGAATGGCAGGGTGCGCCGCAGCCGGTCATAACTCGCCAAGGTCAATAG
- a CDS encoding thermonuclease family protein: MAADGEAWYPGESVIGIRTSASTGLFATLIVLASSAVALPSELTGRASILDGDTLEIHGTRVRLWGIDAPESTQLCRGSDSNLYRCGAKAASDLDAFIARRPVNCEPVSHDQYGRTVAKCFVSRIDLGEWLVRNGLALDWPQYSRGQYGAAQHAAEHAGRGIWAGSYVAPWLYRACIRLGGRPASCSDGSNAHP; this comes from the coding sequence ATGGCTGCGGACGGCGAAGCTTGGTATCCGGGAGAGAGCGTGATCGGCATTAGGACGAGCGCAAGCACTGGTTTGTTCGCGACATTGATCGTTCTCGCTTCAAGCGCGGTCGCGTTACCCAGCGAATTGACGGGGCGGGCCAGCATCCTCGACGGCGACACGCTGGAAATTCACGGTACTCGCGTTCGCCTCTGGGGAATCGACGCGCCGGAAAGCACTCAGCTCTGCCGCGGTTCCGACAGCAATCTGTATCGATGTGGTGCAAAGGCCGCGAGCGATCTTGACGCCTTCATCGCGCGGCGACCGGTGAATTGTGAGCCCGTTTCCCATGATCAATACGGACGAACGGTGGCAAAATGTTTCGTCAGTCGCATCGACCTCGGAGAGTGGCTGGTTCGGAATGGCCTCGCGCTCGATTGGCCCCAATATTCGAGGGGGCAATACGGTGCCGCGCAGCACGCTGCCGAGCACGCCGGACGCGGGATATGGGCGGGCAGCTATGTCGCACCTTGGCTCTATCGCGCATGCATCCGGCTGGGCGGTCGCCCGGCTAGCTGCTCGGATGGCTCGAATGCGCATCCGTGA